In Macrobrachium nipponense isolate FS-2020 chromosome 36, ASM1510439v2, whole genome shotgun sequence, a genomic segment contains:
- the LOC135203346 gene encoding cuticle protein AMP4-like isoform X1: MKQQILFVLLPVVVAMATADKLPETSPIIAILKNEQHTPDEFGNHNSDFEAANGIEVHISGSQGENGGANVIGSWSYPQEDGSIASLKFVADENGYQPESDLLPVAPHFPHPIPQFVLDQIEFARLEDERRAREGISSEEK, translated from the exons ATGAAGCAG cagATTCTCTTCGTCCTCCTCCCCGTCGTCGTTGCCATGGCAACTGCCGACAAGCTCCCGGAGACTAGCCCCATCATCGCCATCCTCAAGAACGAGCAGCACACCCCAGACGAGTTCGGGAACCACAACAGCGACTTCGAAGCCGCCAATGGGATCGAAGTCCACATCTCCGGGTCCCAGGGAGAGAATGGAGGAGCCAATGTCATTGGTTCATGGAG CTACCCTCAGGAGGACGGATCCATCGCCAGCCTCAAGTTCGTGGCCGACGAGAACGGATACCAGCCCGAGTCTGACCTCCTGCCAGTGGCCCCACACTTCCCCCACCCGATCCCACAGTTCGTCCTCGACCAGATCGAGTTCGCCAGGCTCGAGGACGAGCGCCGGGCCCGCGAAGGGATCAGTTCTGAGGAGAAGTAG
- the LOC135203346 gene encoding cuticle protein AMP4-like isoform X2: MKQILFVLLPVVVAMATADKLPETSPIIAILKNEQHTPDEFGNHNSDFEAANGIEVHISGSQGENGGANVIGSWSYPQEDGSIASLKFVADENGYQPESDLLPVAPHFPHPIPQFVLDQIEFARLEDERRAREGISSEEK; this comes from the exons ATGAAGCAG ATTCTCTTCGTCCTCCTCCCCGTCGTCGTTGCCATGGCAACTGCCGACAAGCTCCCGGAGACTAGCCCCATCATCGCCATCCTCAAGAACGAGCAGCACACCCCAGACGAGTTCGGGAACCACAACAGCGACTTCGAAGCCGCCAATGGGATCGAAGTCCACATCTCCGGGTCCCAGGGAGAGAATGGAGGAGCCAATGTCATTGGTTCATGGAG CTACCCTCAGGAGGACGGATCCATCGCCAGCCTCAAGTTCGTGGCCGACGAGAACGGATACCAGCCCGAGTCTGACCTCCTGCCAGTGGCCCCACACTTCCCCCACCCGATCCCACAGTTCGTCCTCGACCAGATCGAGTTCGCCAGGCTCGAGGACGAGCGCCGGGCCCGCGAAGGGATCAGTTCTGAGGAGAAGTAG